From Halostagnicola kamekurae, the proteins below share one genomic window:
- a CDS encoding ABC transporter permease gives MTKFQRFLLKRLAISILLTLVAVSVIFVVLRLLPGSPFEALVTSGNLNQEQITEIRSTYGLDEPMWSQYVSYLTSLLTFNFGYSILRSQPVWTVLEPRLINSLILLVPALVTTAVLSSLTGMYAGWNRGSRFEKASIVSTTLLRSTPVFITAIFFIIVFAYNLEIVPALGMRSIRATPEGYFETFVSLDFLHHYMLPFAIAVLYYSGDFLLLARNGVVEKRGSEFLKLHRAKGLTETQQLARAGRNSMLPILTYFTLRLGMIFQGLILLEVVFSWPGIGRELVLAIQQQDYPLVQAAVFIMALAVIIANLVADVLYAYFDPTISANGGESA, from the coding sequence ATGACGAAATTCCAGCGGTTCCTCCTCAAGCGTCTGGCAATTTCGATATTGCTGACACTCGTCGCCGTCTCGGTGATATTCGTCGTTCTGCGGCTGCTACCGGGAAGTCCCTTCGAGGCTCTGGTCACCTCTGGCAACCTCAATCAGGAACAGATTACTGAAATCCGCTCGACGTACGGTCTCGACGAGCCGATGTGGAGCCAGTACGTCAGCTATCTCACGAGCCTACTGACATTCAACTTTGGCTACTCGATCCTGCGCAGTCAGCCGGTTTGGACGGTCCTCGAGCCGCGGTTGATCAACTCGCTCATCCTGCTCGTGCCGGCACTGGTGACGACGGCAGTCCTCAGTTCCCTGACGGGCATGTACGCCGGCTGGAATCGCGGTAGCCGCTTCGAAAAGGCAAGTATCGTTTCGACGACGCTGTTACGCTCGACGCCGGTGTTCATCACGGCGATATTCTTCATTATCGTCTTCGCGTACAATCTGGAGATCGTCCCGGCGCTCGGAATGCGTTCGATTCGGGCGACTCCCGAGGGCTATTTCGAGACGTTCGTCTCGCTCGACTTCTTGCATCACTACATGCTCCCCTTCGCCATCGCCGTCCTCTACTACAGCGGCGATTTCCTGTTGTTAGCTCGCAACGGGGTCGTCGAGAAGCGAGGTTCCGAGTTCCTCAAGCTTCATCGGGCGAAGGGACTCACGGAGACCCAACAACTGGCTCGAGCGGGCCGGAACTCGATGCTCCCCATCTTGACGTACTTCACGCTCCGACTGGGGATGATATTCCAGGGACTGATCCTGCTCGAGGTGGTCTTTAGCTGGCCCGGTATCGGCCGGGAACTGGTGTTAGCTATCCAGCAACAGGACTACCCGCTCGTACAGGCCGCAGTGTTCATCATGGCGCTGGCTGTTATCATCGCGAACCTCGTCGCGGACGTTCTCTACGCGTACTTCGATCCGACCATCTCGGCTAACGGGGGTGAGTCTGCGTGA
- a CDS encoding ABC transporter substrate-binding protein has translation MTLRKNHEGSARDQPNRLTRRSYLATAASVVGAGTFAGCTDSRGQSLEPDIPDGVPKTVETQYWRDWETIDADSPPLEYSATGGAVLDPLPVEFSSEDDPWMREHAFMVQRRLNDLGIAVQLNDRPMNQLYAQSWSTKGLEAVISMSTHGPDPQRGLDPNPLLMRRTKGSLSNYDNYYHPELQEILIEQARTTDRDEREELVDRAQELFAEDVGALITLFPNIVTAVNTEMWSGYVETPGNGPTMDSFVWTEVNLQPETDNRTYVKGVSTSMNSLNLPWAAGGAEAKRLTFIYDGLFDATPDLDVVPALATDGGFVDETTVELELREGVEWHDGEAFTAEDVAFTVDLYQEYASSSQVPFYDPIESVEVLGDLEVRFNLSNPDAAFMTQRVVRSVILPKHRWEDVDNPSQHNPDEPVGTGPFEFETWEQGTRFSASRNDDHWMFDDDWRADALGDQVERGPGVDRVIWINVSNVDALIGSLQSGSIHAIGTNLSTLQAERAANENGIEQVSAGSYAPLDGKLMFSCPLVRDKEFRVALAKSIDSQAFIDDFLQGEATVPPGENPISPLTQWHNPETTEYTTDIEEARHILERAGYTWDGNDNLRYPNGEAWGAFVDRIQPENTYKRREELEQADFS, from the coding sequence ATGACGCTGAGAAAAAACCATGAAGGTTCGGCTCGGGATCAACCCAACCGACTCACGAGACGCAGCTACCTCGCCACGGCCGCGTCCGTAGTCGGTGCCGGTACCTTCGCCGGTTGTACTGACAGCCGTGGCCAGAGTCTCGAGCCAGATATACCAGACGGCGTACCAAAAACTGTCGAGACTCAGTATTGGCGGGATTGGGAAACGATCGACGCTGATTCCCCGCCACTCGAGTACAGCGCGACTGGGGGTGCGGTACTCGACCCGCTTCCGGTCGAGTTCTCGAGTGAGGACGACCCGTGGATGCGCGAACACGCATTCATGGTACAACGAAGGCTCAACGACCTGGGAATCGCAGTGCAGCTCAACGACCGGCCGATGAATCAGCTCTACGCCCAAAGCTGGTCGACGAAGGGACTCGAGGCGGTAATCTCGATGAGCACCCATGGACCTGATCCGCAGCGAGGGCTCGATCCGAATCCGCTATTGATGCGCCGGACGAAGGGATCGCTCTCGAACTACGACAACTACTATCACCCCGAACTTCAGGAAATACTCATCGAACAGGCTCGGACGACTGATCGGGACGAACGAGAGGAACTCGTCGATCGGGCACAGGAGCTATTCGCCGAGGACGTCGGCGCGTTGATCACGCTCTTTCCGAACATCGTCACGGCGGTGAACACGGAGATGTGGAGCGGCTACGTGGAGACGCCCGGTAACGGTCCGACGATGGACTCGTTCGTCTGGACGGAGGTCAACCTCCAACCCGAGACGGATAACCGGACCTACGTCAAGGGCGTTTCGACGTCGATGAACTCGCTGAACTTGCCGTGGGCTGCAGGCGGTGCAGAGGCGAAACGTCTCACGTTCATCTACGACGGCCTGTTCGACGCAACGCCGGATCTCGATGTGGTTCCCGCGCTCGCGACTGACGGCGGATTCGTCGACGAAACGACGGTCGAACTCGAACTCCGCGAGGGCGTCGAATGGCACGACGGCGAAGCGTTCACCGCCGAGGACGTGGCGTTTACAGTCGATCTCTATCAGGAATACGCGTCCTCGAGTCAGGTCCCGTTCTACGATCCGATCGAATCGGTCGAGGTGCTCGGTGATCTCGAGGTGCGGTTCAACCTGTCGAACCCTGATGCGGCGTTTATGACCCAGCGAGTCGTCCGGAGCGTTATCCTCCCGAAACACCGGTGGGAGGACGTCGACAACCCGTCCCAGCACAACCCGGATGAACCCGTCGGAACTGGCCCTTTCGAGTTCGAAACATGGGAGCAAGGTACACGATTTTCCGCCTCGCGTAACGACGACCACTGGATGTTCGACGACGACTGGCGGGCCGATGCGCTCGGCGATCAAGTCGAACGCGGGCCCGGCGTCGATCGGGTCATCTGGATCAACGTCAGCAACGTCGACGCCCTGATCGGTTCGCTCCAGAGCGGGTCGATTCACGCGATCGGAACGAACCTGTCGACGCTGCAGGCCGAGCGCGCGGCGAACGAAAACGGGATCGAACAGGTTTCAGCCGGAAGTTACGCCCCGCTCGACGGGAAGCTCATGTTCTCATGTCCGCTCGTCCGCGACAAGGAGTTTCGCGTGGCGTTGGCGAAGTCGATCGACTCACAGGCGTTCATCGACGACTTCTTGCAGGGAGAAGCGACGGTCCCGCCGGGCGAGAACCCGATCTCGCCGCTCACCCAGTGGCACAACCCGGAGACGACAGAATACACAACCGACATCGAGGAGGCGCGGCACATCCTCGAGCGGGCGGGGTACACCTGGGACGGCAACGACAACCTCCGCTATCCTAACGGTGAGGCGTGGGGCGCGTTCGTCGATCGTATTCAGCCCGAAAACACCTACAAGCGCAGGGAAGAACTCGAACAGGCGGATTTCTCATGA
- a CDS encoding helix-turn-helix domain-containing protein: MAKLCRALGNIRSIELDNAFYVEDGTWIESLTVASNDPFTPERVLEEISGVSLFYSSEVPTESDDLEIRRLTILANESYPFILSLVLRQEAIPNRIVLQNGVFEVVVTARDWDQFRSLADEIQDTLGEFELLSVTQNEEPGEPLDSGRLTEVLVSKLTDEQLAVLETAYDNGYFDIPRETSATDLAAELDIAQSTVSERLRTAERTLLELIYGPRN, from the coding sequence CTGGCTAAGCTTTGCCGGGCGCTGGGCAACATTCGAAGTATCGAACTGGACAACGCGTTCTACGTCGAGGACGGAACGTGGATCGAGTCACTGACAGTTGCATCGAACGATCCGTTTACGCCGGAGCGAGTCCTCGAGGAGATCTCCGGCGTGTCGTTGTTCTACAGCAGCGAAGTTCCGACCGAGTCGGACGACCTCGAGATCAGGCGACTCACCATCTTGGCGAACGAATCGTATCCGTTTATCTTGAGCCTCGTGTTGCGACAGGAAGCGATCCCGAACCGAATCGTGTTGCAAAACGGCGTCTTCGAGGTCGTCGTTACCGCCCGGGACTGGGATCAGTTCCGGTCGCTGGCAGACGAGATTCAGGACACACTTGGCGAGTTCGAACTGCTCTCTGTCACGCAAAACGAGGAGCCGGGTGAACCGCTCGACAGTGGCCGACTGACGGAGGTTCTCGTCTCGAAGCTTACCGACGAGCAACTGGCAGTCCTCGAGACGGCTTACGACAATGGCTACTTCGACATTCCTCGAGAAACATCCGCGACGGACCTCGCCGCCGAACTCGACATCGCACAATCGACGGTGAGCGAGCGACTCCGAACCGCGGAACGAACCCTCCTCGAACTCATCTATGGTCCACGGAACTAA
- a CDS encoding sterol desaturase: MQRTARDTLVALLVGCAVSIGLYWIGRYPSLALVTGLCWVCGLKLTLHIGNRYPAYATGETWNDKRWTGLSVGLVTLAALIGVSPLLDVSDELRLGLGFLITGAGFVAYATGTLAVLERIDGDSAGASAASERAYSSEGD, translated from the coding sequence ATGCAACGAACCGCTCGAGACACGCTCGTCGCCCTTCTCGTTGGATGTGCAGTGTCCATCGGTCTGTACTGGATCGGCCGATATCCCAGTCTCGCGCTCGTCACGGGGCTTTGCTGGGTCTGTGGGCTCAAACTCACCCTCCACATTGGCAATCGCTACCCGGCGTACGCGACCGGAGAGACCTGGAACGACAAACGCTGGACGGGGCTCAGTGTCGGACTCGTTACGCTGGCTGCGCTCATCGGTGTCAGCCCGTTGTTAGATGTTTCCGACGAACTGCGCCTCGGACTCGGATTCTTGATCACCGGGGCTGGATTCGTCGCGTACGCGACTGGCACGCTCGCCGTACTGGAACGGATCGATGGGGATTCCGCTGGCGCTTCCGCGGCATCCGAGAGAGCATACTCGTCCGAGGGGGATTGA
- a CDS encoding amidohydrolase yields the protein MAEASELVELRRAFHEHPEPGWCEFWTTAKIVDEIERIGADEIHVGPDAIDPNERLGVPDERELATWLERARNDIDRPDVFEKIAGGNTGAAAVVDNGDGPCVGLRVDIDALPITESTDASHFPSANDFQSTNDGFMHACGHDAHITIGLGVLKEVSESDFSGTFKVFFQPSEELLGGGKAMANTDHLSDIDYLMGTHVGLDLPAGEVVAGLDEALALCRFDISFDGTSAHAGTAPHDGHNAVQALITAANNMYAIPRHGDGTTRVNIGEIRSENAANVIADSATAKAEVRGGSTELMEYMKESVYDCLEHAAEMHGCEMDVRVIGQSIRQDCDEEMVDAVYESATELEAVESPRRSGTLDASEDATYLMKTVAENGGKATYVGIGASNPGGHHTPTFDVDEECLPIGVSVLSRTALSLLDSD from the coding sequence ATGGCAGAGGCGAGTGAACTGGTCGAGTTGCGACGCGCGTTTCACGAACACCCCGAACCGGGCTGGTGCGAGTTCTGGACGACCGCGAAAATCGTCGACGAGATCGAGCGAATCGGTGCGGACGAAATCCACGTTGGTCCCGACGCTATCGACCCGAACGAGAGACTCGGCGTTCCGGACGAACGGGAGTTAGCCACGTGGCTGGAGCGCGCTCGGAACGATATCGACCGGCCCGACGTGTTCGAGAAGATAGCCGGTGGCAATACCGGCGCGGCCGCGGTCGTCGACAACGGCGACGGTCCCTGCGTCGGTCTCCGGGTGGATATCGATGCCCTCCCGATAACTGAATCCACTGATGCGAGCCATTTTCCGAGCGCAAACGACTTCCAGTCAACTAATGACGGATTTATGCACGCTTGTGGCCATGATGCGCACATAACAATTGGACTTGGGGTTCTCAAGGAGGTCTCGGAGAGCGATTTCAGTGGTACTTTCAAAGTTTTCTTCCAACCTTCCGAAGAACTCCTTGGCGGTGGAAAGGCGATGGCAAACACCGATCATCTCTCTGATATTGACTATCTGATGGGTACCCACGTCGGACTCGACCTGCCGGCCGGCGAAGTCGTCGCCGGACTCGACGAAGCGCTCGCACTCTGCCGGTTTGACATTTCCTTCGACGGAACGTCGGCACACGCCGGTACCGCACCACACGACGGCCACAACGCTGTGCAAGCCTTGATCACCGCGGCGAACAACATGTACGCGATTCCCCGCCACGGTGATGGGACGACTCGAGTGAATATCGGCGAGATCCGATCGGAGAACGCGGCGAACGTCATCGCCGACTCGGCGACCGCGAAAGCGGAAGTACGGGGCGGGTCGACCGAGCTGATGGAGTATATGAAAGAATCCGTGTACGATTGCCTCGAGCACGCCGCGGAGATGCACGGCTGTGAGATGGACGTCCGAGTCATCGGACAATCGATACGGCAAGACTGTGACGAAGAGATGGTCGATGCCGTATACGAAAGCGCGACCGAACTCGAGGCGGTCGAGTCTCCCCGTCGCAGCGGGACGCTCGATGCGAGCGAAGACGCCACGTATCTGATGAAGACCGTCGCCGAAAACGGCGGCAAAGCCACGTACGTCGGTATCGGTGCGAGCAATCCGGGCGGTCATCACACGCCGACGTTCGACGTCGACGAGGAGTGTCTCCCGATCGGCGTTTCAGTGCTCTCACGAACCGCGTTGTCTTTGCTCGATAGCGACTAG
- a CDS encoding DUF5058 family protein, producing MGWYLNTAAAPAYMDVANSNWLWISAIPVVSMVLVQAGLFLRRSWKNGKKMGLSDEQLKTGLKTGVISAVGPAIAVLAAMLALIAVVGGPVAWMRLSVIGSVAFELPAAELGVSQLGFGFGDEGITERAFATAVWTMTLGGIGWLIVAAVGTPHMEKARQKIVGGREKLLPIVTSGAMLGAFAYFVSGEVTAGAPETGSLAIGGLVMLSLLKIADENDVQWIREWALGTSMAVGLVVGIGVHMVAGGGW from the coding sequence ATGGGATGGTATCTCAACACAGCCGCGGCACCGGCTTACATGGATGTGGCCAACAGCAACTGGCTCTGGATCTCGGCGATTCCAGTGGTCTCGATGGTGTTAGTGCAAGCGGGGCTGTTCCTTCGACGGTCGTGGAAAAACGGGAAAAAGATGGGGTTATCTGACGAGCAGCTCAAAACCGGGCTGAAAACTGGGGTCATTTCGGCGGTCGGCCCTGCAATAGCAGTGCTCGCGGCGATGCTCGCACTTATCGCGGTCGTCGGCGGGCCAGTTGCCTGGATGCGACTGTCCGTCATCGGATCCGTCGCCTTCGAACTCCCGGCCGCGGAACTGGGGGTTTCCCAGCTCGGATTCGGGTTTGGCGACGAGGGAATTACCGAGAGAGCGTTCGCGACTGCAGTCTGGACGATGACCCTCGGCGGTATCGGGTGGTTGATCGTCGCGGCTGTCGGGACGCCGCACATGGAGAAGGCGAGACAGAAAATCGTCGGCGGGCGGGAGAAACTGCTCCCGATCGTCACCTCCGGCGCGATGCTCGGGGCGTTCGCGTATTTCGTCTCCGGGGAAGTCACGGCCGGGGCTCCCGAAACGGGATCCCTTGCGATCGGAGGGTTAGTCATGCTGTCGCTATTGAAGATAGCTGATGAGAACGACGTTCAGTGGATCAGAGAATGGGCGCTGGGGACGTCGATGGCGGTCGGCCTCGTCGTCGGAATAGGTGTTCACATGGTCGCCGGAGGGGGGTGGTGA
- a CDS encoding trimeric intracellular cation channel family protein, with translation MGGLLEQLLGDPFTVMNAVGLIAFALVGATKAIRERFDIFGVTVVGLATAFAGGATRDILVDRVPLALRSLGEVSLGVFGVALAIGLSMALESPDDHPFTVVADAVGLAAFTTAGAIVAADSGLPGFGVVVIATINAVGGGAIADILLDRTPFIMIDDFYASCAVLGGTTYWLLDTAGIGGGAAALCATVTVGTRLAAVYCQWALPTPHNGNEQFE, from the coding sequence ATGGGAGGACTACTCGAGCAACTGCTCGGCGACCCGTTTACCGTGATGAACGCCGTCGGGCTGATCGCGTTCGCTCTCGTGGGCGCAACGAAAGCGATCCGCGAGCGATTCGATATCTTCGGCGTTACCGTCGTGGGGCTCGCAACAGCCTTCGCAGGTGGGGCGACCCGGGACATTTTGGTCGACCGAGTCCCCCTTGCGCTTCGTTCGCTGGGGGAGGTTAGTCTCGGTGTGTTCGGTGTCGCCCTCGCGATCGGGCTCAGTATGGCCCTCGAGTCGCCCGACGATCACCCCTTTACCGTAGTGGCGGACGCGGTCGGACTCGCCGCGTTTACCACCGCCGGGGCCATCGTCGCGGCGGACAGCGGCCTGCCGGGTTTCGGAGTGGTCGTCATCGCGACCATCAACGCCGTCGGCGGGGGTGCGATTGCAGATATCCTGTTGGACCGAACGCCGTTTATCATGATCGACGACTTCTACGCGAGCTGTGCGGTACTCGGCGGAACGACCTACTGGCTACTCGATACCGCAGGGATTGGTGGCGGAGCAGCGGCGCTGTGTGCCACAGTCACCGTCGGAACGAGGCTGGCCGCCGTCTACTGTCAGTGGGCGCTTCCGACCCCCCACAACGGTAACGAACAGTTCGAGTAA
- the gcvPB gene encoding aminomethyl-transferring glycine dehydrogenase subunit GcvPB: MAGHQQAVWNDPESDGYEPLLAEKDRTTVDVEYDGLPEDLTRDSISLPALSEPEAARHYTRLSQMNYGIDSGPYPLGSCTMKYNPKFTEDIAARASAAVHPDRLEESVQGTLQLYAELQDYLGRIGGMDAVTLQPPAGAAGEFTGILVAAAYHERNGEGDERTEVIVPASAHGTNFASAAMAGYDVVELPATDDGRVDLEALSSAVGSETAALMLTNPNTLGLFERDIEEIADIVHDAGGLLYYDGANLNALLGHARPGDMGFDIMHYNVHKTFATPHGGGGPGAGPIGVTEELAPFLPSPQVRQGSDGYELFEPSESIGKVHGAMGNWLVLLKTHAYIRRLGDEGLEDASAKAVLNANYLASQIDLEVPFGPFHHEFVASAGDLDAADFAKCMLDFGVHPPTTKWPEIVPEALMTEPTEAESKRSLDRLAAAFDAVADDEDALESAPERTSARYIDQTSAARTPRLSWHALSDTE, translated from the coding sequence ATGGCCGGCCATCAGCAGGCCGTCTGGAACGATCCGGAATCGGACGGGTACGAGCCGTTACTCGCCGAGAAGGATCGGACGACGGTCGACGTCGAGTACGACGGGTTGCCCGAGGACCTCACCAGAGACTCGATATCCCTGCCGGCGCTTTCGGAACCCGAAGCCGCGCGCCACTACACGCGCCTCTCGCAGATGAACTACGGGATCGACAGCGGTCCCTACCCGCTCGGTTCCTGCACCATGAAGTACAACCCGAAGTTCACCGAGGACATCGCGGCGCGGGCGTCGGCAGCCGTCCATCCGGACCGCCTCGAGGAGAGCGTTCAGGGGACGCTCCAGCTCTACGCCGAACTCCAGGACTATCTCGGGCGCATCGGCGGGATGGACGCGGTGACGCTCCAGCCGCCGGCGGGAGCAGCCGGCGAGTTCACGGGCATTCTCGTCGCCGCGGCCTACCACGAGCGAAACGGCGAGGGCGACGAGCGAACCGAGGTCATCGTGCCGGCGAGCGCGCACGGGACGAACTTCGCCAGCGCCGCGATGGCGGGCTACGACGTCGTCGAGTTACCGGCCACCGACGACGGTCGGGTCGACCTCGAGGCGCTCTCGAGCGCCGTCGGTAGCGAAACCGCCGCGTTGATGCTGACGAACCCGAACACGCTCGGGCTGTTCGAGCGCGATATCGAGGAGATCGCCGACATCGTTCACGACGCCGGCGGTCTGCTGTACTACGACGGCGCGAACCTGAACGCGCTGCTCGGGCACGCGCGACCGGGCGACATGGGCTTCGACATCATGCACTACAACGTCCACAAGACGTTCGCGACGCCCCACGGCGGCGGTGGACCGGGCGCTGGTCCGATCGGCGTCACCGAGGAGCTCGCGCCGTTCCTGCCGTCTCCGCAGGTCCGTCAGGGTTCGGACGGCTACGAACTGTTCGAGCCGTCGGAGTCGATCGGCAAGGTCCACGGCGCGATGGGCAACTGGCTGGTGCTGCTCAAGACCCACGCGTACATCCGCCGGCTCGGTGACGAGGGTCTCGAGGACGCGAGCGCGAAGGCGGTGCTCAATGCGAACTACCTCGCCAGCCAGATCGACCTCGAGGTGCCCTTCGGCCCCTTCCATCACGAGTTCGTCGCGAGCGCCGGCGACCTCGACGCCGCCGACTTCGCAAAGTGCATGCTCGATTTCGGCGTCCACCCGCCGACGACGAAGTGGCCGGAGATCGTTCCGGAAGCGCTGATGACCGAGCCGACCGAGGCCGAGAGCAAGCGATCGCTCGATCGGCTCGCCGCCGCGTTCGACGCCGTCGCCGACGACGAGGACGCACTCGAATCCGCACCCGAGCGAACCAGCGCGCGGTACATCGATCAGACGAGTGCCGCACGGACGCCGCGCCTGTCCTGGCACGCGCTCTCGGACACGGAGTAA
- the gcvPA gene encoding aminomethyl-transferring glycine dehydrogenase subunit GcvPA yields the protein MSQHETTLSTATSRSGTPFAPHSEADVDAMLQAVGADSVEDLFDVPESVRFDGSFGIDAASERDVRRRLTEILDRNDSVTEFLGRGHYDHYVPSLVDHLADRSEFLTSYTQYQPEITQGFLQALFEYQSLLVELTGLEVANCSMYDAATALGEAATLSQRVRAVTGDRVLVPDTLLDERRAVLENYVSGADLVVAEYPTDGGVVDPDEIAAAVDDDVAFAYVENPTTSGRIQPALEEVGTHLADSEVLFCLGSDPVALSLLQTPASVGADVVVGDASTLGLGSAYGMGLGLFACREEYLRQVPGRLVGASEDDRGQRAYTLTLQTREQHIRRERATSNICTNQAWVALRAAIHATLLGPDGLVELAKSCHRLPQRLAAQIDAIDGIEASAAEYHNFREFRATVEPPASEFVSDLYAEGFAVHAVDEETVQICVTDANEREIDAFVVAIAEVLD from the coding sequence ATGAGTCAGCACGAGACGACGCTATCGACGGCGACGAGTCGGTCCGGAACGCCGTTCGCACCCCACTCCGAAGCGGACGTCGATGCGATGCTTCAGGCGGTGGGCGCGGACTCGGTCGAGGACCTATTCGACGTTCCGGAATCGGTGCGGTTCGACGGTTCGTTCGGGATCGACGCCGCATCTGAGCGAGACGTGAGACGGCGGTTGACGGAGATCCTCGACCGAAACGACTCCGTAACCGAGTTCCTCGGGCGCGGCCACTACGATCACTACGTCCCGTCGCTCGTCGACCACCTGGCCGATCGCTCGGAGTTTCTGACCTCCTACACGCAGTACCAGCCCGAGATCACGCAGGGATTCCTGCAGGCGCTGTTCGAGTACCAGTCGCTGCTCGTGGAACTGACCGGTCTCGAGGTCGCGAACTGCTCGATGTACGACGCCGCCACCGCGCTGGGCGAGGCGGCCACGCTGTCCCAGCGCGTCAGGGCCGTTACGGGTGATCGTGTACTCGTCCCCGATACGCTCCTCGACGAGCGACGGGCAGTCCTCGAAAACTACGTTTCCGGGGCCGACCTCGTCGTCGCGGAGTATCCGACCGACGGTGGTGTGGTCGATCCCGACGAGATCGCCGCCGCCGTCGACGACGACGTCGCGTTCGCGTACGTCGAAAACCCGACGACGAGCGGTCGAATCCAGCCCGCTCTCGAGGAGGTCGGGACCCACCTCGCTGACAGCGAGGTGTTGTTTTGCCTCGGCTCAGACCCGGTCGCGCTGTCGCTGTTGCAGACGCCGGCGTCGGTCGGTGCCGACGTCGTGGTCGGCGACGCGAGCACCCTCGGGCTGGGTTCGGCCTACGGAATGGGACTCGGCCTGTTCGCCTGCCGCGAGGAGTATCTCCGGCAGGTTCCGGGCCGTCTCGTCGGCGCCAGCGAGGACGATCGTGGCCAGCGGGCGTACACGCTGACGCTCCAGACTCGAGAACAACACATTCGCCGAGAGCGAGCGACGTCGAACATCTGTACCAACCAGGCGTGGGTCGCGCTGCGAGCCGCGATTCACGCGACGCTGCTCGGTCCAGACGGACTCGTCGAACTCGCGAAATCCTGTCATCGACTCCCGCAGCGTCTCGCAGCTCAGATCGATGCGATTGACGGCATCGAGGCCTCGGCCGCCGAGTACCACAACTTCCGCGAGTTCAGGGCGACCGTCGAACCGCCCGCTTCGGAGTTCGTTTCGGACCTCTACGCGGAAGGCTTCGCTGTCCACGCCGTCGACGAGGAGACGGTCCAGATCTGCGTGACCGACGCGAACGAGCGCGAGATCGATGCGTTTGTGGTCGCGATAGCGGAGGTGCTCGACTGA
- the gcvH gene encoding glycine cleavage system protein GcvH, producing MEFDIPAQRRYAESHEWILRRDDVVRVGITDFAQDELGDIVFVELPAAGETLEEGTEFGVVESIKAISDVYAPVSGTIAAVNETILDRPELVNEDPYGEGWMIELETDDSLDDLLGPDEYEDQIK from the coding sequence ATGGAATTCGACATACCAGCACAACGGCGGTACGCGGAATCGCACGAATGGATACTGCGACGGGACGACGTCGTTCGAGTGGGCATCACCGACTTCGCACAGGACGAACTGGGTGACATTGTCTTCGTCGAACTTCCCGCCGCCGGCGAGACACTAGAGGAAGGGACGGAGTTCGGGGTCGTAGAGAGCATCAAAGCGATCTCGGACGTTTACGCGCCCGTCTCGGGAACGATCGCCGCGGTCAACGAGACGATACTCGATCGCCCCGAACTCGTCAACGAGGACCCGTACGGCGAGGGGTGGATGATCGAACTCGAGACGGACGACTCGCTCGATGACCTTCTCGGCCCGGACGAGTACGAGGACCAGATCAAATGA